ttttttttgtccCTTGAAAGCTCAATTTTTTCTTACAATATTTaggaaaaatatacacatttaaataataatttttaacCTAAAATTTTTGATTTTGATTACGTTAAAGTAAAATTctttatcatattatatatgtaaacaatattatatttgtataaaaaaaaattataaaataaattatatattacacatatatatttatatttaaaaatgtatatatttttttcaataatgcataaataaaaaaaaaaaaaaaataatgtagacaataaaatatttaattaataagTATACCATTATATAACTCTTTGAACAGCAGTACgatttcttttctttttctttttaaaaatttttttgtacattatttatatataaattaatattttttgttgttttaaaaattcttatatttaatttatgttaatattgttatacttatcttttaatttttcattctttatttatttttcatttttattttttgtatgtattgtaaataatattaggTGGTAActacaaaaatataattgtGTTTCATATAAGCaaatttatgaaaaaataaaaagaaaataaaaattttaaaacatatagttgtgaataaatataaatgtatacaagtgcatattattcacacataataattatataccttcacatatatattatatatatatatatatatatatataatatacgATACTTTTGAATTGTGCTTTATCcatgtatatttatataactatatattataaccactgtgattatatatattgtatataatattttgtctttatacatatatatatatatatatatatatatatattataacagTTGTAAAAATTGATAAGTTATAAATagttattttatttatttcacGTATTTATGTTTACTTTTCAGAGAAATGTCtaaagaaatgaaaaacCTTGAAGATAACCAAAAGAAGATCGAAATTAATTCAAGAATCCAAGAAggaaaagaagaagaaaataaaactttagatgaaataaaaaatgtagCAGTAGTAATTAATAGTAACAagattaataaaaaaaataacaactatataaaaaagaagaattcaaagaaaacaaaaaataattttatccatataaaaaataaaaatgtagaagatttatattcttatcaaaataaatcgaaatataaaattttaaattattttaataattttaaatataatttttcaataaaaagatattttaaaattttagTTAATGTTTctcttttaaattatttaccTCTTAATTTACgtaatatatcaaataaaGTCTATATATTTGGGATATGCTTAAACTTAAAAAATCCTGatgaaatgaaaatttttctcattttgtgtaaatcaaaaatattatttacttATAGATCTAATTTTCTAATAAGAATTAATGACAACAATTTATACAgaagtaataatattatgttaGTTGGTAATAATGTTTCGCAgagtaatatatttacttatGATAATActacatataataatagtaacataaccattaataataataataatgataataataatagtaatataaccattaataataatattagcaatttatgtattaataataataataacaatacTAGCACTTCAAATACTACTAATAGTAGTGATAATTCACTACCTATTTTATGCCAAGAATATGAACATATAGATGAACAagattatttaatatatatttcgaaaaaaaaaaaaaaaaaaaaatggaaaaaaaaaaaaatatattataaacaaaGGATTATAAACTTCACAGATATACCAGAACattttctaaaaaaaatttactttgatgataaagaatgtttttatataaattttaaaaaatcgTCAAAAGGAGACAAAGATACCTACACTTATCAAAAACAACATTCACAAGAAATCAAAGAAAATTATTCTCTccaaaataataaaaaaaaaaaaagtaaagaAGAGATATATGGAGACACGTGTACTTATACAACCAGCGAAAGTAATAAAACTATTTTATACCATGACAATTCCAAAAAATGTAATTCGGttgataataaagaaattaaaaataaaaatatatctaagGATGATATGCACAATTATAGAGAacaaaagaagaaaatcataaaaaataaatctgaaaataatacatatgatGATGATCTGGAATGTTTTAATAACCCTGATAATGATAGGAACGATCCAAATGAAgaaatgaagaaaaaaaaaaaaaaaataaaaataaataataataataataatatagaaagTGATGAAAGAAccataaaaaatatcaatattattaagaCCAAAAAGAATagtttaaaaatattacattcTCGTAGTAAGAAACATTCagttttaaaaataaaaaaaaaaaaaaatagcataattaagaataataatatcaatattaaggaatatttaaaatatataaatcaaaatataacCAAATCTCAGatttatgaaaaagataagaaatatatatgtatgagTGATAATGGATGGGGATGTATGATAAGAGTAATACAAATGGTTTTAGCaaacatattaatacatttcaatatatctaaaaggtatgtttattttcataatgtaaatgattatatattgtataaaaattatattaacaaaTTAACATGTACAAATAAggaaaacaaaataatcCAAATAGAAGAGagaaaaatgaacaaaGACAAAGAAGGATccatttatttaaattataaaaataaggatAGTACAAAAGAAATGGTAAAACATGAAAAGAATAATCAATGTAAATCGAATGAAtgtaatttatataaaaacatttcCCAAAATAATAAGGAGTCTGACACCTTGATGATTCACCCGCAGtcaaatataattaatggtaataataataatattaatagtaataataataataataataataacaataataataataataataataacaataataataataataatagtagtagtagtacCACATTTAGTAATAGTAACACATATTTAGTACCTGATTCTTTTAAAcaagaatataataagtCAAGTATCAAAACAGATTTTTTACAAAGTGACAAACAAATTACTTTAAACGATactaatataaatgaaagTCAAGGAagtgatatatataacatagataatgtagaaaatattacaaataaatataattcttttgaTCTTCATCATTgtgaaaattataataatttccttttaaataataataatgattcAAACGCAGAAATTAtgcatataaataattcattGATATATTCTATACTATCAGAGTTTAGAGATTTAGAACAAGCAAAATATTcaatacaaaatattatttatgaaatgataaaatataaaaaaattgatgataataa
This is a stretch of genomic DNA from Plasmodium reichenowi strain SY57 chromosome 14, whole genome shotgun sequence. It encodes these proteins:
- a CDS encoding cysteine protease ATG4, putative, whose translation is MSKEMKNLEDNQKKIEINSRIQEGKEEENKTLDEIKNVAVVINSNKINKKNNNYIKKKNSKKTKNNFIHIKNKNVEDLYSYQNKSKYKILNYFNNFKYNFSIKRYFKILVNVSLLNYLPLNLRNISNKVYIFGICLNLKNPDEMKIFLILCKSKILFTYRSNFLIRINDNNLYRSNNIMLVGNNVSQSNIFTYDNTTYNNSNITINNNNNDNNNSNITINNNISNLCINNNNNNTSTSNTTNSSDNSLPILCQEYEHIDEQDYLIYISKKKKKKKWKKKKIYYKQRIINFTDIPEHFLKKIYFDDKECFYINFKKSSKGDKDTYTYQKQHSQEIKENYSLQNNKKKKSKEEIYGDTCTYTTSESNKTILYHDNSKKCNSVDNKEIKNKNISKDDMHNYREQKKKIIKNKSENNTYDDDLECFNNPDNDRNDPNEEMKKKKKKIKINNNNNNIESDERTIKNINIIKTKKNSLKILHSRSKKHSVLKIKKKKNSIIKNNNINIKEYLKYINQNITKSQIYEKDKKYICMSDNGWGCMIRVIQMVLANILIHFNISKRYVYFHNVNDYILYKNYINKLTCTNKENKIIQIEERKMNKDKEGSIYLNYKNKDSTKEMVKHEKNNQCKSNECNLYKNISQNNKESDTLMIHPQSNIINGNNNNINSNNNNNNNNNNNNNNNNNNNNNNSSSSTTFSNSNTYLVPDSFKQEYNKSSIKTDFLQSDKQITLNDTNINESQGSDIYNIDNVENITNKYNSFDLHHCENYNNFLLNNNNDSNAEIMHINNSLIYSILSEFRDLEQAKYSIQNIIYEMIKYKKIDDNKIEHFVHDWLGPTSSAIIISNLINKKKVRFVKKNKMKNNFRGTNIHMDKNIYIEKKQKELTNYTNNNKQIYKLLNQKENINVSKSDDNIKNDKEKYNKLLFLKEKKKKKYTFFSVAFETGVIYNNKVLKFFQIKQDIFIIIWICLKLGIDSLNVSKYKKSLLSCFLLKQFQGISSGNTNTSAHYFYSANHNGLFYLDPHIKCQNAFIDFNENISSQFFMHKVKFLPWEYLNSSLSLIFVVQSKDDYFNLIQNLKLIDSSLFEIYHEEPQYVYKNELNYDTDDSGLVVL